Genomic window (Drosophila ananassae strain 14024-0371.13 chromosome 3L, ASM1763931v2, whole genome shotgun sequence):
TACAATCAGTACCCCGATGAGCCCCTCACTAATGATCCAGTAAGCTGCCCGGACCCGGATGACCACTGTTATACGCAGCACATTTACACCCAAGACCAGCCGGAGACCATCGACATGGTTTACCAGTGGCGTGAATTGGTGGACGAGTTCCAAGAGGAACACGGCGGCGACAAGCGAATCCTGATGACGGAGGCCTACACCAGCTTCGACAACATTATGCTGTACTACGGCAATGGAGTGAGGAACGGTTCCCACATCCCCTTCAATTTCGACTTCTTGACGAGCATCTCCAATACCTCAACTGCAGGTGACTATGTGGAGCACATTAAGAAGTGGATGGACGCCATGCCGGCTGGTGTCTACGCCAACTGGGTGCTGGGTAACCATGACAACAAGAGAGTAGCATCCCGACTGGGAATCCAACGTACTGATCTCATCAACATCCTGCTCCAGACATTGCCTGGTCATGCGGTCACCTACAACGGCGAGGAGCTGGGCATGACCGATGTCTGGATTAGCTGGGAAGATACTGTGGATCCTCCAGCATGTAACTCGGATCCCGATAACTACTATGAACGCACTCGTGATCCAGAACGTACACCCTATCAGTGGGATGCCTCTTCCCTCGCAGGTGAGTTTTAAAAAGGATACATTCAGTGTACCATTTATTACAATATCTTTCACCCCCAGGTTTCACTAGTGCCGATCACACCTGGCTGCCCGTGGCAGAGAATTACAAGACCAATAATGCCCTGCAGCAGCTGCGTGCTCCTCGTTCTCACTTGCAGATTTTCAAGAAATTAGTCCGCGTCCGAAAGGAGCCGTCCTTCCGTCAAGGAGAGCTTAGTATTCAGGCCATTGATGATGACGTGATTATTTATTCACGGTGAGATCCTACTTTTCAAAAAATCTAGTTATGTTTAATAATATTCAATTGTTTACAGCCAAACGTCTGGCAGTGACCTGTATGTGATCGTGCTGAACTTGGGCAGCACCGCCAAGACCCTGGACCTGACCAAGTATTATGCACTGGGCACCCAAGCGGAGGTCATCACCACTTCCCTAAACTCGCAGCACACCGATGGAGAGGTCATTAGCCCCGTCTCCTTCACGGCTAACCCATATGTGGGTACAGTTCTAGTAgcagtttaacttgtattAAAAACCAATAAATATTTAGCGGGGATTCTACACgtcaaaatgtaaataaaaacaatctAAAAATTCATTTTGGGCCTAAGAGTATGCTTTATTTTACAGCCTCGATTTCATGCGTAGAAAGAGACCATTTTCCGATTTAAGTGTCATGGCCGCGGACAAAATGGGATCATATTTGTGAATTAATGCATCCTTTTTAGCCTTCTCCGCTGCCGGTAGCCCAACAGTGGTGGCTACATAGCCGTCTTTAGAGGCGAGTTCGTCAAGGGCAGGCAGAACCTCAAAGTTTCGTATAATCTTGGATACTACTGTCTTGATTTCGAGAAGAGCAAACTTTTGTCCAATGCAATTCCTCGGACCGGCACTAAATGGCACGTACTCGAAGGGACCAGGCTTTTCCTCTTCAAAGCGCTCGGGTCGGAACTTATGTGGATCCTTAAAAACGCGATCATTATATCCTAAGAAGAGAATGCCCAAGTTCAGCGTAGTTCCCTTAGGTACTACCTCACCAtctgaaaaaatatacaaaatattaacAGAGTAGTTCCTCTAGGATAACAATAAACTTACCAATTACATAGTCTTTCTCAGTAAAGCGTCCAATAAACGGAACACTGGGATAGAGACGTTGAGCTTCTTTTATGAAAAGATCCAAGTATTTCATTTGGCTGATTTCTTGGAAAGTAGCATCCCGACAGAGGCTGGATTCACCCATTATGTCGCACTGCTCTTTAAATAATTTAGCCTAAAATAAATGTCAATTAATTATGTGTCacaatcattaaaaaaattattcagcTATTGCACCTGCTCATCTTGATGTCGCGATAACAAATAAACCGCAAAACCCACACCAGAGGTGGTGGTGTCATGACCCTCAAACATGAAAGTGGATACTTCTTCGTAAAGCTCCTGGGAAGTCAAGGGACGACCATCGATTTTGGAAGAAAGCAATGTATCCAAAAAGGCCATCTTTTTGCGAACGAACTCAGTGCCAGGACTTTCCGGTGTGTTGTTCAAGTTTCGAGCTTCAATCCTCTTTTCAATGATCTCGTTTGTAAAATCTTGAAGAGTTTTCAAAGTTCTCTTATAAGCTGGATAGTCGGATGCCCAGCGAAATAGCTTTTCGTTCCGTTTCCACGGATTAAAGGCCCTCATTTTAATGATGTAGCACATgctgtaataaaaaaaaaaagcactaTAAGTTATTGTTCATCTTGCCGTTAGAAACACATACTCTTTAAAAGCTTGCACAACAGATGAACTTCTATTCTCCATGGCATTTATGGAAACCCCCATGGCGGTATCGCAAATTACATCCAAAGTCAGGTAATGAGCCTCCTCTTGGAAATCGAAGATGTTGTCCCCGTCCGCCACTTTTCTCAGTTGATCGATGAACTTACTGGAGTTCTCGTTCATCACCTCGTGAAAGTCCTGCAGGATATTAAAGTGGAAGGCAGGAGTGATCATTTTTCGGCGTTTGTGCCACTTGCTACCCGTACTAGTAAGCAAGCCCAAACCCAACCAGGCATGCATGAGATCATATGAATCCGCCTTCGAAATCAGTGTCTGACTACTGAGTATAAACTGTGAAGGAAATTTGCAGTATTGTATAATATATTCTTCAAAATAGCTATTTAATTTACCTCCATATATTTGGGGCATGTTATCAAAATGTTTGAATAGGATCCAATCCAGTAACGAAAATTACCTTTGCCATACTCGTGCCACCAACCGAAGAAGCGATTTAGAATTTCTATTAAAACAGATAGTTTCTATTAAGCTTTTTCACTCAAGATCCCAAGATCAAAGTTCACTTTATATCTTTCTGATGTATAACAAGGTATACACATTATCAAATTGCTCAGATATCAGATAAACCTTGTTCTCAAAACTATTTACCTGTGGGTGTCTTGCCCATTTGATGTGCATTCCCAACTACGGGCAGCATTCGGGGCCCCTGGAACTTGTTTAGCATGCGTTTGCGGCGCATTAGGCCAAGTTCGAAATAGGCCACCAAAAGCAGCGGCAAGCCTACTAGAATGCACAGCACAACCCACATATTCCCAAGAGACACAAGCCGCGAACTGAGAACTGACTAAGTTTCAACTTAAACGCATTGGGTTTATATACCGGATTCTTAGGCGATAATGACGCTGTATTCTCTTTGTCTCAATCGCTCTCTTTCAGTTCATTATCACTCAAAAAGACTCAAGACTTTAGCCGATCAAGGCAGCACCCAGATGATTGAGTCAAAAGCTACAATTTTCACGGCTTGGCATATTTCACCTTGATTAAAATTtcacaataaattaaatacacATAGTAAACGATCCAGTCCAAAGTATAAATCATTTCAATGTTTATTTGTTctacttttttaattaacacttcattattaattatttcttttgggAGAAAAAACGAGAACGAACATTTCTTTCCAAGTACCTGTTTTGGGATCGAAAATAAGCTTAACAAAAACCTAAGCCTTCTTCATACGTAGTAGATGTGAGTTGGCATAACAGAGTTTTTCAATTTCGCTCTTTCAAACGGATATGCAAGCCATTTTCAGACTTTAAGGTCAAAACAGCAGACAAAATGGGATCGTATTTGTGACGATGCTCCTCCCGCTTTGCCCTCTCCGCAGGAGGCAATCCTACAGATGTGCTGATATAGCCATCCTTGGAGACAAGTTCATCCAGGGCAGGGAGTACTTTAAAGTTTCGGATGATTTTGGAGACTACTGTCTTGATTTCCAGTAGGGCAAACTTTTGGCCAATACAGTTTCGTGGACCGGCACTGAAAGGAACATACTCAAAGGGTCCTGGCTTCTGCTGTTCAAAGCGCTCGGGAGAGAACTTCAGGGGATCCTTGAATACTTTGTCATTGTAACCAAGCATTACGATTCCTAAATTCAGGGTGGAGCCCTTGGGCACAAGTTTTCCGTCTGCAAAACAGTTTGCTTGGTATAAAAGACtgataaataattaatataacaTGTAATCCTACCAATCTCGTAGTCTTTGTCTGTATAACGACCAATAAATGGTACACTGGGATACACTCGCTGAGCCTCCTTTATGTAGAGATCCAAGTACTTCATTTGAGCGATTTCCTGATAGGTGGCATCCCGGTTTAGTTCCGAAGTGCCCATTACCTCGCATTGCTCAGCAaacaattttttcttaaagGAGAAATGGATTTAGGTAAggagtttttatttataatatatcaTAATCTTA
Coding sequences:
- the LOC6495436 gene encoding maltase A1, which produces MRLQSAACLLFALAGIVGATEWWESGNYYQIYPRSFRDSDGDGIGDLNGVTEKLQYLKDIGFTATWLSPIFKSPMVDFGYDISDFYNIHPEYGTMEDFENMIAKAKEVGIKIILDFVPNHSSDQNEWFTKSVDSDPTYKDFYIWHDGKINNETGEREPPSNWISEFRYSAWEWNEVRQQYYLHQFAVQQPDLNYRNPAVVNEMKNVIRFWLAKGVSGFRIDAVPYLFEVELDRYNQYPDEPLTNDPVSCPDPDDHCYTQHIYTQDQPETIDMVYQWRELVDEFQEEHGGDKRILMTEAYTSFDNIMLYYGNGVRNGSHIPFNFDFLTSISNTSTAGDYVEHIKKWMDAMPAGVYANWVLGNHDNKRVASRLGIQRTDLINILLQTLPGHAVTYNGEELGMTDVWISWEDTVDPPACNSDPDNYYERTRDPERTPYQWDASSLAGFTSADHTWLPVAENYKTNNALQQLRAPRSHLQIFKKLVRVRKEPSFRQGELSIQAIDDDVIIYSRQTSGSDLYVIVLNLGSTAKTLDLTKYYALGTQAEVITTSLNSQHTDGEVISPVSFTANPYVGTVLVAV
- the LOC6495210 gene encoding probable cytochrome P450 4e1, with protein sequence MWVVLCILVGLPLLLVAYFELGLMRRKRMLNKFQGPRMLPVVGNAHQMGKTPTEILNRFFGWWHEYGKGNFRYWIGSYSNILITCPKYMEFILSSQTLISKADSYDLMHAWLGLGLLTSTGSKWHKRRKMITPAFHFNILQDFHEVMNENSSKFIDQLRKVADGDNIFDFQEEAHYLTLDVICDTAMGVSINAMENRSSSVVQAFKDMCYIIKMRAFNPWKRNEKLFRWASDYPAYKRTLKTLQDFTNEIIEKRIEARNLNNTPESPGTEFVRKKMAFLDTLLSSKIDGRPLTSQELYEEVSTFMFEGHDTTTSGVGFAVYLLSRHQDEQAKLFKEQCDIMGESSLCRDATFQEISQMKYLDLFIKEAQRLYPSVPFIGRFTEKDYVIDGEVVPKGTTLNLGILFLGYNDRVFKDPHKFRPERFEEEKPGPFEYVPFSAGPRNCIGQKFALLEIKTVVSKIIRNFEVLPALDELASKDGYVATTVGLPAAEKAKKDALIHKYDPILSAAMTLKSENGLFLRMKSRL